The Etheostoma cragini isolate CJK2018 chromosome 15, CSU_Ecrag_1.0, whole genome shotgun sequence genome window below encodes:
- the si:dkeyp-69e1.8 gene encoding GTPase IMAP family member 7, whose translation MSTSAAQSELRLVVLGRAGAGKRSVVQTILGLQDSEPGTEAAVVQECSKHRGEAAGRQVVVFSSPPWFGSGCDPEERRRHISSFIALSSPGPHAFLLCVPVNQPADAEAKALDVLKELFGPSAVSNNTVVLFTCTEELAEDEPLEEYLVTWRKDLRALVERCDDHYHTLETRGGEAEQARAVEELLEKVEQAAREGGTPHVSCALYLEAEERVRETQVEIARRRRGDDSRPEDNITEEEMEAVRDEAERSVDLNVNIESVFPSAVSPSSPAHASSLWGWWEKLKAWMRWLPMMVRVESLLGSLVSLFMGGQYGGMVGATVGSVATEVGRRKVKKTK comes from the exons ATGTCAACATCTGCCGCGCAGTCAG AGCTGAGGCTGGTGGTGCTGGGCCGGGCGGGGGCAGGAAAGAGATCAGTAGTCCAGACCATCCTGGGCCTGCAGGACTCTGAACCCGGCACAGAGGCCGCCGTCGTCCAGGAGTGCAGCAAACACAGAGGAGAGGCCGCAGGCCGACAG GTTGTGGTCTTCTCCAGTCCGCCGTGGTTCGGCTCCGGCTGCGACCCCGAGGAACGGAGACGCCACATCTCGTCCTTTATCGCTCTCTCCAGCCCCGGGCCACACGCCTTCCTGCTGTGTGTCCCCGTGAACCAGCCGGCCGACGCCGAGGCCAAGGCGCTGGACGTCCTGAAGGAGCTGTTCGGCCCCTCGGCGGTCAGCAACAACACCGTCGTGCTCTTCACCTGCACCGAGGAGCTGGCGGAGGACGAGCCGCTGGAGGAGTACCTCGTCACTTGGCGCAAGGACCTCCGGGCGCTGGTGGAAAGATGCGACGACCACTACCACACCCTGGAGACGCGTGGCGGGGAAGCGGAGCAGGCGCGGGCGGtggaggagctgctggagaAGGTCGAGCAGGCGGCGAGAGAGGGCGGGACGCCACACGTGAGTTGCGCTCTGTACCTCGAGGCCGAGGAAAGAGTCCGAGAGACACAGGTGGAGATCGCGAGacggaggagaggagatgactcacgacccgaggacaacatcacggaggaagagatggaggccGTGCGGGACGAAGCAGAGAGGAGCGTAgacttaaatgtgaatatagaAAGTGTTTTCCCCTCTGCAGTCTCCCCTTCGTCCCCGGCTCACGCCTCGTCTCTCTGGGGCTGGTGGGAGAAGCTGAAGGCCTGGATGAGGTGGCTGCCCATGATGGTGAGAGTGGAGTCCCTGCTGGGATCACTGGTCAGCCTGTTCATGGGGGGGCAGTATGGAGGTATGGTGGGGGCCACTGTGGGATCGGTGGCTACTGAGGTAGGGagaagaaaagtaaagaaaactaaatga
- the hmgxb4a gene encoding HMG domain-containing protein 4a has protein sequence MAFEEIKNKGGMDVGMDGDRGLVAGRSQREKRRSYKDLLREEEEIAAQVRKSSKKRPKDSELFMLGGDSHKKKKKHSDDYHYRDHDGSGPPPHKKKHKSADRSPPLSSPSSSHPTDTAMGLLQAITSPLATGSDPSPHLHKKPSYPPFSSHSSKDRKRESSGGGGGSKGSHSFPHSRPVSSSSSSSSKKHSSSSKSSLFHGGAPKEEPLTLREADGLKMKLIMSPEKEEGESFPFNPHSSKGGGKKEKDRDRVQHSKTPKKKLLQSREPLPVVGKEVEVEGHYGGGMGDESSSSGAELEAGELVIDDSYTHLSKKKKKSKKSKKKKDKEKDRDKDKSGKDKKHSKGFGDSSRGHTHSHPTVTHSAVGPMYAMGTPVPPHHHPANEGVTVKKKKKEEKDREKHEKDKEKPKKKNTSAYQVFCREYRVNINAEQPGLVFGELSKKLGEVWKAMPEKDKLVWRQKAQYLQHKQNKAEATTVKHKSATEGKSKVVGTGTGMVSPSRAPSSLSLSPARVPEVDPIDAAAHLQLLGESLSLIGHRLQETEGMVAVSGSLSVLLDSILCALGPLTCLTAQIPQLNGCPRNILSNTLDNIAYIMPGL, from the exons ATGGCTTTTGAGGAGATCAAGAATAAAGGAGGAATGG ATGTGGGGATGGATGGAGATAGAGGCCTTGTAGCTGGTCGAAGccagagggagaagaggaggtcGTACAAGGATCTGTtaagggaggaagaggagattgCTGCTCAGGTCCGAAAGTCTTCCAAAAAACGGCCCAAG GATTCAGAATTGTTCATGCTGGGTGGGGACTCgcacaaaaagaagaagaaacatagTGATGACTATCATTACAGAG ACCACGATGGTTCAGGTCCACCTCCCCACAAGAAGAAGCACAAGTCAGCCGATcgttcccctcctctctcttccccctcaTCCTCCCACCCGACAGACACGGCCATGGGCCTCCTGCAGGCCATCACCTCTCCTCTGGCCACTGGTTCGGACCCCAGCCCCCACCTGCACAAGAAGCCCTCCTACCCACCTTTCTCCTCGCACTCCTCCAAGGACCGAAAACGTGAgagcagcggcggcggcggcggaaGCAAAGGGAGCCACTCCTTCCCTCATTCCCGCCCCGTGTCTTCGTCCTCGTCATCTTCCTCCAAGAAGCACTCCTCTTCCTCAAAGTCGTCCCTTTTCCACGGCGGAGCGCCCAAAGAGGAGCCCCTGACGCTACGCGAGGCTGACGGGCTGAAGATGAAGCTCATCATGTCgccagagaaagaggaaggagagagctTCCCGTTCAACCCCCACTCGTCCAAGGGTGgcggaaagaaagagaaggataGAGACAGGGTGCAGCACTCGAAGACGCCCAAGAAGAAACTACTGCAGAGTCGAGAACCTCTGCCTGTAGTGGGGAAAGAGGTGGAAGTGGAAG GTCATTATGGAGGTGGCATGGGAGACGAAAGCTCTTCATCCGGGGCTGAACTGGAGGCCGGGGAACTGGTCATAGACGattcatacacacacctgtcgaaaaagaagaagaagagcaaaaaaagcaagaagaagaaggacaaagaaaaagacagggaTAAGGACAAAAGTGGAAAGGACAAGAAGCACAGCAAAGGATTTGGAG ACTCATCGAGGGGCCACACCCACTCGCATCCCACTGTCACTCACAGCGCCGTGGGCCCGATGTACGCCATGGGCACGCCCGTCCCTCCACACCACCATCCAGCCAATGAGGGGGTGAcggtgaagaagaaaaagaaagaggagaaagatcGGGAAAAGCACGAAAAGGACAAAGAGAAG cccaagaagaagaacacatcAGCATATCAGGTGTTTTGCAGGGAGTACAGGGTCAACATCAATGCTGAGCAGCCGGGACTAG TCTTTGGTGAGCTCAGCAAAAAGCTGGGGGAGGTGTGGAAGGCGATGCCAGAGAAAGACAAATTG gtttgGAGGCAGAAAGCTCAGTATCTGCAGCACAAACAGAACAAAGCTGAGGCCACCACGGTCAAACACAAGAGCGCCACCGAGGGCAAAAGCAAAG TTGTAGGAACGGGAACAGGGATGGTGTCCCCGAGCCGAGCGCCCAGCTCTTTGTCCCTTTCCCCAGCACGGGTCCCAGAAGTGGACCCCATTGATGCAGCAGCTCACCTGCAGCTACTGGGAGAGTCCCTGTCTCTGATTGGACATCGGCTACAGGAAACAGAG GGGATGGTGGCCGTGTCCGGGAGTCTGTCCGTACTGCTGGACTCCATCTTGTGTGCTCTGGGACCGCTGACCTGTCTCACAGCGCAGATACCACAGTTAAACGGATGTCCTCGGAACATCCTG TCGAATACGTTGGACAACATCGCCTACATCATGCCCGGGCTGTGA